The following proteins come from a genomic window of Flavobacterium crocinum:
- the moeB gene encoding HesA/MoeB/ThiF family protein, with translation MNADNRYNRQIILPEIGENGQQKLAEAKVLVIGAGGLGAAILPYLASAGVGEIGIVDHDVIEISNLQRQVIYKTSAIGKSKAKEAKAMISELNPLVKVKAISGKLSGKNALSLFYNYDIIVDATDNIVIKYLINDACLATNKPMVYGSIFRFQGQVSVFNYQNGPSYRCLYPDENSNALNCEEAGVLGVSVGIIGMFQANEVLKMILGIGEVLSGKILVYNTLTNEQQKYDFDKIDFQIINKEAFEEKYNKCVIEEVRFESVLDEIKNDEVLFLDVRNFDESPRISLQHQIQIPLMNLEKEIEKLDKNQTIYIFCQSGIRSKIAVELLQKHRFENIKSVAGGALAMKQLLKEEIKI, from the coding sequence ATGAATGCAGATAACCGATATAACAGACAAATAATCCTTCCAGAAATAGGAGAGAATGGCCAGCAGAAATTAGCAGAAGCAAAAGTTTTAGTAATTGGCGCAGGAGGTTTGGGCGCTGCGATTTTACCTTATCTTGCTTCGGCCGGAGTTGGCGAAATCGGAATTGTAGATCACGATGTTATTGAGATTTCGAATCTTCAGAGACAGGTAATTTATAAAACTTCTGCAATCGGAAAATCAAAAGCGAAGGAAGCCAAAGCCATGATTTCAGAGTTGAATCCTTTGGTAAAAGTAAAAGCAATTTCAGGAAAATTATCCGGAAAAAATGCCCTCTCGTTATTTTACAACTATGATATTATCGTTGATGCAACAGATAATATTGTAATTAAATATTTAATAAATGATGCTTGTTTGGCAACTAATAAACCAATGGTTTACGGTTCTATTTTCAGGTTTCAGGGACAAGTTTCAGTTTTCAATTATCAAAATGGACCATCGTACAGATGTTTATATCCAGATGAAAACTCGAATGCTTTAAATTGTGAAGAAGCGGGAGTACTTGGCGTTTCGGTTGGAATTATCGGAATGTTTCAAGCCAATGAAGTTTTGAAAATGATTCTCGGAATCGGAGAAGTTTTAAGCGGAAAAATATTGGTTTATAATACGCTGACTAACGAACAGCAAAAGTATGATTTCGATAAAATCGATTTTCAAATTATAAACAAAGAAGCATTCGAAGAAAAATATAATAAATGTGTGATTGAAGAAGTGAGATTTGAATCTGTTTTAGATGAAATAAAAAATGATGAAGTTTTGTTTTTGGACGTTAGAAATTTTGATGAATCACCAAGAATAAGTTTACAACATCAAATACAGATTCCGTTAATGAACTTAGAAAAAGAAATTGAAAAACTGGATAAAAACCAAACAATTTATATTTTTTGCCAATCGGGAATTAGAAGTAAGATTGCAGTTGAGTTGCTTCAAAAACACCGATTTGAAAATATAAAAAGTGTTGCTGGAGGCGCTTTGGCAATGAAACAATTATTGAAAGAAGAAATAAAAATATAG
- a CDS encoding molybdenum cofactor guanylyltransferase: MKTLTVFILCGGKSSRMQSEKGLVLFQEKPFIEHIIQAILPITNHIKLITSSEEYNYLPYEKIPDLIAEKGPMGGVYTALSHSETEFNLILSCDIPLISTELLQELISKHTNEAGITVFASESKTHPLIGIYSKEIVPIIKSAIDSNELRMMDLLAKVPHQIINIEESENYHLTNVNSPDELDDLNINSI, translated from the coding sequence ATGAAAACACTAACAGTATTTATTCTTTGCGGAGGAAAAAGCTCCAGAATGCAATCAGAGAAAGGATTGGTTTTGTTTCAGGAAAAACCGTTCATCGAACATATCATTCAGGCGATTTTGCCAATAACGAACCATATAAAACTAATTACGTCTTCAGAAGAATACAATTATCTGCCGTATGAAAAAATACCGGATTTAATTGCTGAAAAAGGTCCAATGGGTGGAGTTTACACCGCATTATCGCATTCTGAAACCGAATTCAATCTGATTTTAAGCTGTGATATTCCGCTGATCTCAACAGAATTATTGCAGGAATTAATTTCAAAACATACTAATGAGGCCGGAATTACAGTTTTTGCATCAGAAAGCAAAACACATCCGTTAATTGGAATTTATTCTAAAGAAATTGTTCCGATTATAAAAAGTGCTATCGATTCCAACGAATTGAGAATGATGGATCTGCTGGCAAAAGTGCCGCATCAGATTATCAATATAGAAGAAAGCGAAAATTATCATTTGACCAATGTTAATTCGCCAGATGAATTAGATGATTTAAATATCAATTCAATTTAA
- a CDS encoding molybdopterin molybdotransferase MoeA: protein MIEVKEALEIVAANSSNMPKQKIQVHKALGYVLAETIYSPIAMPPFRQSAMDGYAFIHSGRHQFDIVGISQAGDHVKVELKENEAVRIFTGAHVPKNADTVVMQEDVMANEDSILIAKMPEPFANVRNKGEQINEEDVVFDANTLITPAAIGFLACLGITEIQVYKKPKVAILVTGNELVEPGKKLKKGKIYESNSIMLQAALQTIGIKNAKVFRVKDSLKETKNALKDLLKKNDIVLISGGISVGDYDFVKEALLENGVQEHFYKINQKPGKPMFFGSKKNTLVFALPGNPASSLTNFYIYVYPAVKNLMGFSNTHLPKIVRKLNDDVKNTTGKTLFLKALYDETNVTILDGQASSMLNSFAIANGLVIVEQNCEKIQKGELVTILPID, encoded by the coding sequence ATGATTGAAGTCAAAGAAGCCTTAGAAATTGTTGCAGCGAACAGCTCAAATATGCCGAAACAAAAAATACAAGTTCATAAAGCACTTGGTTACGTTCTGGCAGAAACAATTTATTCGCCCATCGCTATGCCGCCGTTTCGTCAATCTGCTATGGATGGATATGCGTTTATTCATTCCGGAAGGCATCAATTTGACATCGTCGGAATTTCTCAGGCAGGAGATCATGTAAAGGTAGAACTGAAAGAAAACGAAGCTGTCCGTATTTTTACAGGTGCTCATGTTCCTAAAAATGCTGATACTGTGGTAATGCAGGAAGATGTTATGGCAAATGAAGACTCCATTTTGATTGCTAAAATGCCTGAGCCATTTGCAAATGTTAGAAATAAAGGCGAACAAATTAATGAAGAAGATGTTGTTTTTGATGCCAATACATTAATTACACCTGCTGCAATTGGTTTTTTAGCCTGTTTAGGAATTACTGAAATACAAGTTTATAAAAAGCCAAAAGTTGCCATTTTAGTAACAGGAAATGAGTTAGTAGAGCCAGGGAAAAAACTGAAAAAAGGGAAAATCTATGAAAGTAATTCCATAATGCTTCAGGCCGCTTTACAAACGATAGGTATAAAAAATGCAAAAGTTTTTAGAGTAAAAGACAGTTTAAAAGAAACTAAAAATGCTTTAAAAGATCTCTTAAAAAAGAATGACATTGTATTGATTTCTGGCGGAATATCGGTTGGCGATTATGATTTTGTGAAAGAAGCTTTACTGGAAAATGGGGTACAAGAACATTTTTATAAAATAAATCAAAAACCAGGCAAGCCCATGTTCTTTGGATCTAAAAAAAATACATTGGTATTTGCACTTCCGGGAAATCCTGCATCATCATTGACCAATTTTTATATTTATGTTTATCCGGCAGTAAAAAACTTGATGGGTTTTTCAAATACTCATCTTCCTAAAATTGTTAGAAAACTGAATGATGATGTAAAGAATACAACAGGAAAAACATTGTTTCTAAAAGCATTATATGATGAAACAAATGTGACCATTTTAGACGGTCAGGCTTCCTCAATGTTAAATTCTTTCGCTATTGCCAATGGTTTAGTTATTGTAGAGCAGAATTGCGAAAAGATACAAAAGGGAGAATTAGTTACGATTTTGCCGATTGATTAG
- a CDS encoding MoaD/ThiS family protein, whose product MIEVKYFGAVAEKTKCEFEKLSFSEELSLQKLLQDLDEKYELESLTFRVAVNQKIVSKTADYILQTSDIVALLPPFAGG is encoded by the coding sequence ATGATTGAGGTTAAATATTTTGGTGCGGTAGCCGAAAAGACAAAATGTGAATTCGAAAAATTATCTTTTTCTGAAGAATTGTCTTTGCAAAAATTATTGCAGGATTTAGACGAAAAATATGAATTGGAATCGCTGACTTTCCGAGTTGCAGTCAATCAAAAAATAGTTTCGAAAACAGCAGATTACATTTTACAGACAAGTGATATCGTAGCTTTATTGCCACCATTTGCAGGAGGATAA
- a CDS encoding molybdenum cofactor biosynthesis protein MoaE, with protein MSKNVFVEGPISPEFIAESIAKHQSKHTIGAHNIFLGQVRADVIHDNTVVAIDYSAYKDMANEALYAIREKAFAKFDLTCMHIYHSLGVVKAGEICLFVFVSATRRKQVYEATEAIVNWIKTDVPIFGKEMFENDTFTWKQNS; from the coding sequence ATGAGTAAAAATGTATTTGTAGAAGGCCCAATTTCGCCTGAGTTTATCGCTGAGTCGATTGCCAAACATCAGTCCAAACATACCATCGGGGCACATAACATCTTTCTTGGACAAGTTCGTGCCGATGTTATTCATGACAATACCGTCGTAGCGATTGATTATTCAGCTTATAAAGATATGGCGAACGAAGCTTTGTACGCGATTCGCGAAAAAGCTTTCGCTAAATTCGATTTAACCTGCATGCATATTTACCACAGTTTAGGCGTTGTAAAAGCAGGCGAAATATGTTTATTTGTTTTCGTCTCGGCAACACGACGCAAACAAGTTTATGAAGCGACAGAAGCCATCGTAAATTGGATTAAAACTGATGTTCCGATTTTTGGAAAAGAAATGTTTGAGAACGATACATTCACTTGGAAACAAAATAGTTAA
- a CDS encoding rubredoxin: MELTRLIVKGGVISPGELREVVNIASEEGLDSISFGSRQDIIFPKGFKSLDKTTLGKHHFVYPDQKSGNNIVSSYVSTDIFRNTNWLTGNRFLYILEEFKEQPKLKVNITDPKQQLVPLFTGHLNFIASEQEDYWYLYIRLPNWQKMEIYPVLLYTWDLAKIYYEIEKISEEESIDIEMLFTLVSEALDTNNRTIDKPLNVPFYPFPYYEGMNRMGIDQYWLGLYWRNNLYDLDFLKEMCDLCFECKIGKICITPWKSFIIKGIPKDRKLEWEKFLGKRGINVRHSLLELNWHLPVAMEWALNLKTFLVRTLDQFDISTYGLNFGISEYNRDGHYFTSIIIEKNELPKDLESIKIRDTYNVLFAKNFDPNTREYIVHSQDIDKLELPTILIELSRKYFDELGNTTAETVENPQKKEKIQQEIYQCQECLTLYKSEYGDESQGIPKGILFTDLGDDYCCSLCEAPKSNFKILEAIEN, from the coding sequence ATGGAGTTAACAAGATTAATAGTAAAAGGAGGCGTTATATCGCCGGGAGAACTTAGAGAAGTTGTAAATATCGCTTCGGAGGAAGGTTTAGACTCCATTTCATTTGGTTCAAGGCAGGATATTATTTTTCCGAAAGGGTTTAAATCTTTAGATAAAACCACTTTAGGTAAACATCATTTTGTTTATCCCGATCAAAAGAGCGGGAATAATATCGTTTCGTCTTATGTTTCTACGGATATTTTCAGAAATACCAATTGGTTGACTGGAAACCGTTTTCTCTATATTTTAGAAGAATTCAAAGAACAACCAAAGCTAAAAGTCAATATAACCGACCCAAAACAACAATTGGTTCCTTTGTTTACGGGACATTTAAATTTTATTGCTTCAGAACAAGAAGATTATTGGTATCTATATATTCGTCTTCCAAATTGGCAAAAAATGGAGATTTATCCCGTTTTGCTTTACACTTGGGATTTGGCTAAGATTTATTACGAAATAGAAAAAATCTCCGAAGAAGAATCAATTGATATCGAAATGCTTTTTACTTTGGTCAGCGAAGCTTTAGACACCAATAACCGAACAATAGACAAACCTCTTAATGTTCCTTTCTATCCATTTCCGTATTATGAAGGAATGAACAGAATGGGAATCGATCAATACTGGCTAGGTTTGTACTGGCGAAATAATCTTTACGATCTGGATTTTCTTAAAGAAATGTGCGATTTGTGTTTTGAATGCAAAATCGGAAAAATCTGTATCACGCCTTGGAAATCTTTCATTATCAAAGGAATTCCGAAAGACCGAAAATTGGAATGGGAAAAATTTCTTGGGAAAAGAGGAATCAACGTCCGTCATTCTTTATTAGAATTAAACTGGCATTTACCCGTTGCAATGGAATGGGCTTTGAACCTAAAAACTTTCCTAGTTCGAACATTAGATCAATTTGACATTAGTACCTACGGATTGAATTTTGGAATTTCAGAATACAATCGCGACGGACATTATTTTACATCGATTATCATCGAAAAAAATGAATTACCAAAGGATTTGGAATCCATCAAAATTCGAGATACTTATAATGTTTTATTCGCTAAAAATTTTGATCCCAATACACGCGAATACATTGTACATTCACAAGATATTGACAAACTCGAACTTCCGACAATTTTAATCGAATTAAGCCGAAAATATTTTGACGAACTCGGAAATACTACTGCAGAAACAGTCGAAAATCCTCAGAAAAAAGAAAAAATTCAGCAGGAGATTTATCAATGCCAGGAATGTTTGACGTTGTACAAATCAGAATACGGAGATGAAAGTCAGGGAATCCCAAAAGGCATTTTGTTTACTGATTTAGGAGATGATTACTGCTGTTCATTATGTGAAGCGCCAAAAAGCAATTTTAAAATTTTGGAAGCAATTGAAAACTAA
- the moaCB gene encoding bifunctional molybdenum cofactor biosynthesis protein MoaC/MoaB — translation MVDITHKISTLRVATATAIVKVSKQETIDAIVNNLVPKGNVFEMAKTAGLFAVKNTHLSIPDCHPLPIEFTSVEYQIEGLEIHIVFNVKTVYKTGVEVEAMHGASIVALTMYDMLKPIDKEIEISTIKLINKEGGKSSFKNKFPTAIKAAVFVCSDSIFAGDKEDRSGKTIVEKLESYGVETAHYEIIPDELEIIQEKTKAFAKEHQLVIFTGGTGLSPRDVTPEALEPILESRIPGIEEAIRSYGQQRMPYAMLSRSVAGTLGNSLVLALPGSTNGVKESMDAVFPHVMHVFHILKGKNHDSL, via the coding sequence ATGGTAGATATTACGCATAAAATAAGTACTTTAAGAGTCGCAACAGCAACAGCAATTGTAAAAGTTAGCAAGCAAGAAACAATTGATGCAATTGTGAACAATTTAGTGCCAAAAGGAAACGTGTTTGAAATGGCTAAAACGGCTGGATTATTTGCAGTAAAAAACACGCATTTATCGATTCCAGATTGTCACCCGCTTCCTATTGAATTTACTTCAGTTGAATATCAAATTGAAGGTTTAGAAATTCATATTGTTTTCAATGTAAAAACGGTTTATAAAACTGGAGTTGAGGTTGAGGCTATGCACGGCGCATCAATCGTGGCATTAACAATGTACGATATGCTGAAACCAATTGATAAAGAAATCGAAATTTCAACAATAAAATTAATTAATAAAGAAGGCGGAAAATCTTCTTTCAAAAATAAATTCCCGACTGCCATAAAAGCAGCGGTTTTTGTTTGTTCAGATTCGATTTTTGCAGGTGATAAAGAAGATCGTTCTGGAAAAACGATTGTAGAAAAATTAGAGTCGTATGGAGTTGAAACAGCGCATTACGAAATCATTCCAGATGAACTGGAGATTATTCAGGAAAAAACAAAAGCTTTCGCTAAAGAACATCAATTGGTAATCTTTACGGGCGGAACTGGTTTGTCTCCAAGAGATGTAACGCCAGAAGCTTTGGAACCAATTTTAGAAAGCAGAATTCCGGGAATTGAAGAAGCAATTCGCAGTTATGGACAACAAAGAATGCCATATGCAATGCTTTCGCGAAGCGTTGCGGGAACTTTAGGAAATAGTTTAGTTTTGGCTTTGCCAGGCTCAACAAACGGAGTAAAAGAATCGATGGACGCTGTGTTTCCACACGTAATGCACGTCTTTCATATTTTAAAAGGAAAAAACCATGACAGCCTCTAA
- the moaA gene encoding GTP 3',8-cyclase MoaA — MTASNTILTDGFGRKHNYLRISLLEKCNLRCTYCMPADGIALSPKASLMTAEEIFAIAQTFAQNGVDKIRLTGGEPLLRKDFPEIVSKLSTLDISLSLTTNGILIDRHLETLKEFKVKKINLSLDTLVSSKFASITLRNQFEKVVDNLHLLLNNEFHVKVNVVLIKGFNDNEIVDFVKLTQFLPISVRFIEFMPFAGNEWDRSKMVSQKEILSLVETVFATDEIQKLEDEKNFTSRNYKINGFQGDFGIISSITNPFCDSCNRIRLTADGKIKNCLFSNSETDLLTAFRNGESIANLISESIQNKKKVRAGMATVEEIDDPTLHFDNRSMIAIGG; from the coding sequence ATGACAGCCTCTAATACAATTTTGACGGACGGTTTTGGGCGCAAACATAATTATTTGCGCATTTCGTTGCTGGAAAAATGCAATCTGCGTTGTACGTATTGCATGCCTGCTGACGGAATCGCGCTTTCTCCAAAAGCCAGTTTAATGACGGCTGAAGAGATTTTTGCTATAGCTCAAACTTTCGCGCAAAATGGTGTTGACAAAATCAGGTTAACAGGCGGTGAACCTTTACTGAGAAAAGATTTTCCTGAAATTGTTTCTAAATTATCAACTCTAGATATTTCACTTTCCTTAACCACAAACGGGATTTTAATCGACCGTCATTTGGAGACTTTAAAGGAATTTAAAGTCAAAAAGATTAATTTGAGTTTAGATACTTTAGTTTCGTCGAAATTTGCTTCTATCACGCTTAGAAATCAGTTTGAGAAAGTAGTGGACAATTTGCATTTACTTTTGAATAATGAATTTCACGTAAAAGTGAATGTGGTTTTGATTAAAGGTTTTAATGATAACGAAATTGTGGATTTTGTAAAACTGACGCAGTTTTTGCCCATTTCTGTCCGTTTTATTGAGTTCATGCCTTTTGCAGGAAATGAGTGGGACAGAAGCAAAATGGTTTCTCAAAAGGAGATTTTATCTTTAGTAGAAACTGTTTTTGCTACAGATGAAATTCAGAAATTGGAAGATGAGAAAAACTTCACTTCCAGAAATTATAAAATAAACGGTTTTCAAGGCGATTTCGGAATTATCAGTTCCATCACAAATCCGTTTTGTGATAGTTGCAACAGAATCCGCTTGACGGCTGACGGAAAAATAAAAAATTGCCTTTTCTCGAATTCTGAAACTGATTTGCTGACGGCCTTTAGAAATGGGGAATCCATTGCGAATCTCATTTCAGAATCGATTCAAAATAAAAAGAAAGTTAGGGCAGGAATGGCGACAGTGGAAGAAATTGATGATCCGACACTTCATTTTGATAATCGTAGTATGATTGCGATTGGCGGGTAA
- a CDS encoding sulfite exporter TauE/SafE family protein, whose amino-acid sequence MNLLSSENILLFSFALIVIAFLYSSVGHGGASGYLALMSIFAFPISVMKPSALLLNLFVSSISFLFYYRNNYFKPKLFYPFAIASIPAAFIGGFITLDNTIYKIILGIVLVFAALRLFGVFNFKEKEEVKINLPLALAIGFAIGLLSGMLGIGGGIILSPILLFLGWASVKESAAISSLFIFVNSFAGMLGFFLGGNTIPMESFYLVPIAVVGGMLGGFYGSGKFSNRTLKMVLGTVILMASVKLIFP is encoded by the coding sequence ATGAATCTCCTAAGTTCCGAAAACATACTATTATTCAGTTTTGCCTTAATTGTAATTGCATTTTTATATTCCAGTGTTGGGCACGGTGGCGCTTCGGGATATCTGGCATTGATGAGCATTTTTGCTTTTCCGATTTCGGTTATGAAACCATCGGCATTGCTGTTGAATTTGTTTGTTTCAAGTATTTCGTTCTTATTTTATTACCGAAATAATTATTTCAAGCCCAAACTATTTTATCCGTTTGCGATAGCATCAATTCCTGCTGCTTTTATTGGCGGATTTATCACTTTGGACAATACGATTTATAAAATAATTCTCGGAATTGTATTGGTTTTCGCGGCCTTGAGGTTGTTTGGAGTTTTTAATTTTAAAGAAAAAGAAGAAGTAAAAATAAATCTTCCGTTAGCATTGGCAATTGGTTTTGCAATCGGATTATTATCAGGAATGCTTGGAATTGGTGGCGGAATTATTCTGAGTCCAATTTTATTATTTCTGGGATGGGCATCGGTAAAAGAATCGGCGGCGATTTCGAGTCTTTTCATTTTTGTGAATTCATTTGCCGGAATGCTAGGATTCTTTTTAGGAGGAAATACAATCCCGATGGAAAGTTTTTATTTGGTTCCAATAGCAGTTGTAGGAGGAATGTTAGGTGGATTTTACGGAAGCGGAAAATTCTCAAACAGAACTTTAAAAATGGTTTTAGGAACAGTGATTTTAATGGCAAGTGTTAAATTGATTTTTCCTTAA
- the cobA gene encoding uroporphyrinogen-III C-methyltransferase, giving the protein MEILKTPKLTIVGAGPGDVELITMKAIKALKSADVVLYDALVNEELLEYAPQAEIIFVGKRLGCHAYTQDQINDLIVSMAKTHGHVVRLKGGDPFVFGRGSEEIEFAEDFGIETAIVPGISSALGVPASVGISLTQRKVAESFWVITGTTSAHELSKDVHLASKSAATVVILMGMHKLNEIISIYEENRNDDLPIAIIQNGTKNSEQKVIGTISTITKLVAEKNISSPAIIVIGEVVRNTSSWISYFQEHFEDEFIFQNLNL; this is encoded by the coding sequence ATGGAAATTTTAAAAACACCCAAGTTAACAATCGTAGGCGCAGGCCCGGGCGATGTTGAACTGATTACGATGAAAGCCATAAAAGCTTTAAAAAGTGCCGATGTAGTTTTATATGATGCTTTGGTAAACGAAGAATTGTTAGAATATGCACCGCAAGCCGAAATTATTTTTGTTGGAAAACGATTAGGCTGTCATGCTTATACACAAGACCAGATTAACGATTTGATTGTTTCTATGGCAAAAACACACGGACATGTGGTTCGTTTAAAAGGCGGTGATCCGTTTGTTTTTGGAAGAGGAAGCGAAGAAATCGAATTTGCAGAAGATTTCGGAATTGAAACTGCTATTGTTCCTGGAATTTCATCAGCTTTGGGAGTTCCTGCTTCAGTCGGAATCAGTTTGACACAGCGAAAAGTAGCGGAGAGTTTTTGGGTAATCACAGGAACAACTTCGGCTCATGAATTATCAAAAGATGTTCATTTGGCTTCAAAATCGGCAGCAACAGTGGTAATTTTGATGGGAATGCATAAATTGAATGAAATTATTTCGATTTATGAAGAAAACAGAAATGATGATCTTCCAATTGCCATTATCCAAAACGGAACTAAAAATTCGGAGCAAAAAGTGATTGGAACTATTAGTACAATTACTAAATTGGTAGCTGAAAAAAACATATCATCGCCAGCCATTATCGTAATTGGTGAAGTGGTGAGAAATACATCAAGCTGGATTTCTTATTTTCAGGAACATTTTGAAGATGAATTCATTTTTCAGAATTTAAATTTATAA